A region of Enoplosus armatus isolate fEnoArm2 chromosome 14, fEnoArm2.hap1, whole genome shotgun sequence DNA encodes the following proteins:
- the pif1 gene encoding ATP-dependent DNA helicase PIF1, whose product MLAGEDGAQLRCCVTVEQLNPSGQATRRQVMRKASVILGRNEFQEIILRVHDGKVPQSYSLKEFKLFTKFARDGKCTVKLLPENIQVLISNCPADQLNLFLKTLSIKHQAWQSSKPLSGREKLKAGLPRSFEAISPLQQRDIQKVNELRSKVAPKGLADRTNKTSVAGTGQQVKRSRSDCNFSPVKANPSKKPILALSSRKLNKEQAAVLSAVLSGRNVFFTGSAGTGKSFLLKRIMGSLPPKSTFATASTGVAACHIGGTTLHNFAGIGSGSAPLEQCIELAQRPGVLRHWTTCRHLIIDEVSMVEAQFFDKLESVARSVRRSTEPFGGIQLIVCGDFLQLPPVSKGKEKASFCFQARSWRKVIQLNMELTEVRRQTDRSFISLLQAVRVGRVTEEVAAKLTESAYNQIERDGILATRLCTHKDDVELTNENKLQQLPGSVRVFEALDSDPALVKTIDTQSPVSRLIQLKVGAQVMLTKNLDVARGLVNGARGVVVAFESGKHGLPRVHFLCGITEVLKPERWVFKSGGGIHLSRQQLPLKLAWAISIHKSQGMTLDCVEISLARVFESGQAYVALSRARSLEGLRVMDFDPRVVRADPDVLLFYRKLRKERLLMQASMDDFVGNRNKENCW is encoded by the exons ATGTTAGCCGGGGAGGACGGTGCCCAGCTGCGGTGCTGTGTGACGGTGGAGCAGCTGAACCCCTCCGGCCAGGCCACCCGGAGGCAGGTCATGCGTAAAGCCTCCGTTATTCTCGGCCGGAATGAGTTCCAAGAGATCATCCTCCGGGTCCACGACGGGAAAGTCCCACAGAGTTACTCTCTGAAAGAGTTCAAACTCTTTACCAAGTTCGCCAGAGACGGGAAGTGCACCGTGAAACTCCTCCCTGAAAACATTCAGGTGCTCATCTCCAACTGCCCCGCCGACCAGCTGAACCTCTTCCTCAAAACCCTGAGCATCAAGCACCAGGCCTGGCAGAGCAGCAAGCCTCTTAGCGGCCGAGAGAAACTCAAAGCCGGCCTGCCCCGCAGCTTCGAGGCCATCAGCCCCCTGCAGCAGAGGGACATCCAGAAGGTCAATGAGCTGAGAAGTAAAGTGGCTCCCAAAGGGCTGGCAGACCGCACCAATAAGACCTCTGTGGCAGGAACAGGGCAGCAGGTCAAAAGGTCGAGGAGTGACTGTAACTTCAGCCCA GTGAAGGCCAACCCCAGTAAGAAGCCCATCCTGGCTCTGTCATCACGTAAGCTGAATAAAGAACAGGCGGCTGTCCTCAGTGCTGTGCTGAGTGGCAGGAACGTCTTCTTCACTGGAAGCGCTG gtacAGGAAAGTCCTTCTTACTGAAGAGAATCATGGGATCTCTTCCTCCAAAGAGCACCTTTGCCACTGCCAGCACAGGAGTGGCTGCATGTCACATTGGAGGAACAACATTACACAACTTTGCTG GTATTGGCTCCGGCTCTGCCCCACTGGAGCAGTGCATCGAGCTGGCTCAGAGGCCCGGGGTGCTGCGGCACTGGACGACCTGTCGACACCTCATCATCGACGAGGTCTCCATGGTGGAGGCCCAGTTCTTTGACAAGCTCGAGTCGGTGGCCAG GTCAGTGAGGAGGTCCACTGAGCCGTTCGGAGGCATCCAGCTCATCGTATGTGGCGACTTCCTCCAGCTGCCTCCAGTTTCTAAGGGAAAGGAAAAGGCCAGCTTCTGCTTCCAG GCCAGGAGTTGGCGTAAAGTCATCCAGCTCAACATGGAGCTAACAGAAGTGCGGAGGCAGACGGATCGGtccttcatctccctcctgCAGGCAGTGAGGGTGGGCAG AGTGACGGAGGAAGTCGCCGCTAAGCTGACGGAAAGCGCCTACAATCAGATTGAGAGGGACGGCATTCTAGCGACCAGGCTGTGCACACACAAGGACGACGTGGAGCTCACAAACGAGAACAAACTCCAGCAGCTGCCAG GGTCAGTGCGAGTGTTTGAGGCACTGGACAGTGACCCAGCCCTGGTGAAGACAATAGACACTCAAAGCCCCGTCAGCAGACTGATCCAACTCAAAGTGGgagctcag GTCATGCTGACAAAGAACCTGGATGTCGCTCGAGGTCTGGTGAACGGAGCACGAGGGGTCGTGGTGGCTTTTGAGTCTGGAAAACATG GACTCCCACGTGTGCATTTCCTGTGTGGCATTACAGAGGTGCTGAAGCCTGAGCGCTGGGTGTTTAAGTCTGGTGGCGGGATCCACCTGAGTCGACAGCAGCTGCCACTCAAACTGGCCTGGGCCATCTCCATTCACAAGAGCCAG GGAATGACGCTGGACTGTGTGGAAATCTCTCTGGCTCGTGTGTTTGAGAGTGGCCAAGCTTACGTGGCCTTGTCTCGGGCTCGGAGCCTGGAGGGTCTGCGGGTCATGGACTTTGACCCCCGCGTGGTCAGGGCCGATCCAGACGTGCTCCTCTTCTACAGGAAACTGAGGAAGGAGAGGCTGCTCATGCAG GCCTCCATGGATGATTTTGTTGGCAACCGCAACAAAGAAAACTGCTGGTGA
- the ptger4c gene encoding prostaglandin E receptor 4 (subtype EP4) c — protein MINDTLAFGELDANVSEPLPPLSLSQNHSAFPALRLESKSLVTSATMFAVGVLGNLIAIVVLCVSKKEQKETTFYTLVCGMAITDLLGTCFTSPVVIATYVASRWPGGALLCHFFSFSMLFFGSAGMSILCAMAVERYLAINHAYFYSQHIDRTMARFALLVTYLANIVLCIMPSFGFGQHVRHFPGTWCFLDWRAVDRLGACYSFLYGGVMLVLIAVTVLCNLAVCKSLVGMNQRTGIVRTEMCEQGGSRRRFPRLPSVTSAAEIQMFWLLILMTIVFLVCSIPLVVRIFVNQLYDPAYISAGGKPDYRSDLLAIRFASFNPILDPWVYILCRKNLLLKGCEKLKRTVVRVKDGRGDNIGWVGGQHSPPSLNSNDTSYASLRTASYRNDVEHRVSIKNKSFTDFAMRQAWEYDTARVNFHPFTVESTAILGCEEEVTADSKQEAAAKSSPGRSATPLLSAHVRRVDIVTCTFSTPSSCQSAKCL, from the exons ATGATCAACGACACTCTCGCGTTTGGAGAACTGGACGCGAATGTTTCCGAGCCGCtgccgcctctctctctcagccaaaACCACAGTGCGTTCCCGGCGCTCCGGCTGGAGTCCAAGTCTCTGGTCACTTCCGCCACGATGTTCGCCGTGGGAGTCCTGGGGAACCTCATCGCCATAGTTGTGCTGTGCGTCTCCAAAAAAGAGCAGAAGGAAACCACTTTCTACACTCTGGTCTGCGGGATGGCCATCACGGACCTGCTGGGAACGTGCTTCACCAGCCCGGTGGTGATCGCCACGTACGTGGCCAGCCGCTGGCCGGGAGGAGCGCTGCTCTGccacttcttctccttctccatgcTCTTCTTCGGCTCAGCCGGGATGTCCATCCTGTGCGCCATGGCTGTGGAGCGATACTTGGCCATAAACCATGCGTACTTCTACTCCCAGCACATAGACCGGACGATGGCGCGCTTTGCGCTCCTGGTCACCTACCTGGCCAACATCGTGCTGTGCATTATGCCCAGTTTTGGCTTCGGGCAGCACGTCAGGCACTTTCCCGGGACTTGGTGCTTTCTGGACTGGAGGGCGGTGGATCGACTCGGAGCCTGCTACTCCTTCCTGTATGGCGGCGTGATGCTGGTGCTGATCGCAGTGACAGTGTTGTGTAACTTGGCGGTGTGCAAGTCGCTGGTGGGGATGAACCAGAGGACAGGAATAGTCCGGACGGAGATGTGTGAGCAGGGAGGATCACGTCGCCGCTTCCCCCGGCTGCCGTCGGTCACCTCAGCGGCTGAGATCCAGATGTTCTGGCTTCTGATCTTAATGACCATCGTTTTCCTGGTCTGCTCCATCCCCCTGGTG GTGCGAATCTTCGTGAACCAGCTGTACGACCCTGCTTATATTTCCGCTGGAGGGAAGCCTGACTACCGGAGCGACCTGTTGGCGATCCGCTTCGCCTCATTCAACCCCATTTTAGACCCCTGGGTTTACATTTTGTGCCGGAAGAACCTGCTGCTGAAGGGCTGCGAGAAGCTGAAGAGGACAGTGGTCCGGGTCAAAGACGGCCGCGGTGACAACATTGGCTGGGTGGGAGGTCAACACTCCCCTCCTTCTTTAAACAGCAATGACACCAGTTACGCGTCATTACGCACAGCCAGCTACAGGAACGACGTGGAGCACCGGGTGTCCATCAAGAATAAATCCTTCACAGACTTCGCCATGAGGCAAGCGTGGGAGTACGACACCGCCCGGGTCAACTTCCACCCGTTCACAGTCGAGTCGACCGCGATCCTCGGCTGCGAGGAGGAAGTAACAGCTGACTCCAAGCAGGAGGCGGCGGCCAAGTCGTCTCCGGGACGCAGCGCAACGCCGCTCCTCTCCGCGCACGTTAGAAGAGTGGACATTGTCACCTGCACGTTCAGCACACCGAGTTCATGTCAGTCAGCCAAATGCCTTTGA